In Betaproteobacteria bacterium, the sequence AGCCCAATTTCAAGATTGAAATGGTCTCGGCCGACCACCAGAACAAGGCCGACATCGCCTCGAACAAGGCACGTGAATGGATCGAGCGCGAGAACGTAGATACCGTGACCGAACTGGTTACCACCTCCACCGCGCTGGCCGTCATGAAGGTCGCCAAGGAAAAGGACCGCATCGTGCTGATGAGCGGTCCGGCATCAACGCCGATTACCAACGAGCAGTGCAACGACGTTTCGGTGCACTACACCTATGACACCTACGCGCTGGCCAACGGCACGGCCAAGGCAGTGACCCAGCAGGGCGGCAAATCGTGGTTCTTTCTGACCGCGGACTATGCTTTCGGTCAGGCGCTGGAGAAAGACGCCTCGGCAGTGGTTGTCGCCAATGGTGGCAAGGTGGTCGGTTCGGTGCGCCATCCTTTCCCCGGCTCTGACTTCTCGTCCTTCCTGCTCAAGGCCCAGGCCTCCGGCGCCCAGGTCATCGGTCTGGCCAACGCTGGCGCCGACACGACCAATGCCATCAAGCAAGCCGCTGAATTCGGCGTCACGCCGAAACAGTCGCTGGCCGGCCTGCTGATGTTCATCACCGACATCCATTCGCTCGGTCTGAAGCCGACCCAGGGCATGTATCTGACCACTGGTTTCTACTGGGATCGCAATGACGAGACCCGTGCCTGGTCGAAGCGATTCTTCGACAAGCAGAAAAAGATGCCGACCATGGTCCAGGCCGGCCAGTATTCGTCGATTTATCATTACCTGAAGGCCGTCAAGGCTGCCGGTAGCGACGACACCACCAAGGTCATGGCGATGATGAAGAAGACGCCGATCAACGACTTCTTTGCCAAGAATGGGCAGATCCGCGCGGACGGCCGCATGGTGCATGACATGTATCTGGTCCAGGTCAAGAAGCCTGGCGAATCGAAGTATCCGTGGGACTACTACACGATCAAGGCCACCATTCCGGCTGCCGAGGCTTTCCAGCCGCTGGCTCAGTCGCGTTGCCCGCTGATCAAGAAGTAAGCAGAGTCATCGCAATCCCCAGTGCGGGCATTGTTCGCACCGGGTCTGGAGTCTTCCATGGAAATTTTCGGAATCTCGACCGCCCTGCTTGGCAGCCAGTTGCTGATCGGGCTGATCAATGGTTCGTTCTACGCCATTCTCAGCCTGGGCCTGGCCATCATCTTCGGCCTGCTCAACATCATCAATTTCGCCCATGGCGCTCAATACATGATGGGGGCGTTTGTCGCCTGGATCGCGCTGACCCGATTCGGCATCAATTACTGGGTGTCGCTGATCGCCGCGCCGCTGATTGTCGGCATCGTCGGCGTGCTGATTGAGCGCCTGATGCTGCGCCGTCTGTACAAGCTGGACCACCTCTACGGCTTGTTGCTGACCTTCGGCCTGGCGCTGATTATTGAGGGCGTATTCCGTGACCAGTTCGGCATTTCCGGTGAAAGCTACGAGGTTCCCGAACTGCTCTCAGGTGGTGTCAATCTCGGCTTCATGTTCCTGCCCATCTACCGCGGCTGGGTGATCATCGCCTCGCTGACCGTCTGTTTCGGCACCTGGTACATGATCGAACGCACCAAGCTCGGCGCCTACCTGCGCGCCGGCACCGAGAACTCGCAAATGGTCCAGGCGCTGGGCATCAACGTGCCGCTGCTGATCACCTTCACCTACGGCTACGGCGTGGCGCTGGCTGCTTTTGCCGGTGTGCTGGCTGCCCCCATATTTCAGGTCAATCCGCTGATGGGCTCCAACCTGATCATCGTTGTTTTCGCCGTGGTCGTCATTGGCGGCATGGGGTCGATCATGGGTTCAATTCTGACCGGCCTTGGTCTCGGGCTGATCGAGGGGCTGACCAAAGTCGTTTATCCGGAAGCCTCCAGTGTGGTCGTCTTCGTCATCATGGTCATCGTTCTGCTGGTCCGCCCGGCAGGGCTGTTCGGCAAGTCTTGAAGCGCGAAAAGTGAACACTCGAAGGAAAACCCCATGAATGCGCCTGTCTCGTTTGCCGAATCGAAGATGCCGCTGCTTCTGGCTGTGCTGTTCGTTATCGGCCTGATCGCCCCGTTTGCGGTCTACCCGACTTTCCTGATGAAAATCCTCTGTTATGCGCTGTTCGCCTGCGCCTTTAATCTCCTGCTCGGTTTCGCCGGCCTGCTCTCCTTCGGTCACGCAGCTTTTCTTGGCACGGCGGGCTACGTCTGCGGCATGATGGTGCGCGACGTCGGGGTGACACCGGAAGTCGGCATCCTTGCCGGCACCGTTGCCGCCGGTCTGCTTGGCTGGGTGTTTGGCTGGCTGGCCATCAAGCGCACGGGTATCTACTTTGCAATGATTACCCTCGCGCTGGCGCAGATGGTTTTCTTCCTCGCCATCCAGATCAAGCAAACGGGCGGCGAAGATGGCCTGCAGGGCGTGCCACGTGGCAACTTGCTCGGCTTTCTTGATCTTTCCAACAACCTCGCCATGTACTACGTGGTGTTTGCCATTTTTTGCTTCGGCTTCTTCGTCATCTACCGCACCATCCATTCGCCCTTTGGCCAGATTCTGAAGGCCATCCGTGAGAACGAACCACGCGCCATTTCGCTGGGCTATGACGTAGCGAAATTCAAGCTGATCGCCTTCATCATTTCCGCATCGCTGGCCGGTATGGCAGGAGCGACGAAGACCCTGGTCTTCCAGCTTGCCTCACTGAGTGACGTGCATTGGCATGCCTCGGGCGAAGTGGTGCTCATGACCCTGCTTGGTGGTCTCGGCACCATCCTTGGCCCGATTGTCGGCGCCGCCACCATCGTTACGCTGCAGACTCAACTGCCGGATTCGGTAGGGTCTTGGGTAACGGTGATCATGGGTACGATCTTCGTGATCTGCGTGCTCAGCTTCCGCCGCGGCATCGTTGGCGAACTTCAGGCGCTGATCAAGCGCTCTGGGGTGAACTGATGTCACATGCTGTCATTGCCGGATGGCAATGACAGCAATTTTCAGATCAGAGCAGCGGGGCCAGCCAGTATTCGGCGTCCTTGATCGACATGCTCTTGCGCTTGGCCCAGTCCTCCAACTGATCGCGCCCAATCTTCGGAATAGCGAAGTAAGCGGCGGCCGGATGGCCAATGTAGAAACCGGATACAGCTGCCGCCGGCATCATCGCGCAGGATTCTGTCAAGATCATACCGGCGTTGGCGGGGGCGTCGAGCAGGGCGAACAACTCACGCTTGGCGGTATGGTCCGGGCAGGCCGGATAGCCGGGGGCAGGGCGAATGCCTTTGTATTGCTCGGCGATCAGTTCGGCGTTGGTGAATGCTTCATCGTTGGCGTAGCCCCAGTATTGGGTGCGGATTTGCAGATGCAGCCATTCGGCGGCGGCTTCGGCCAAGCGGTCGGCTAGCGACTTGAGCATGATTGCCGAGTAGTCGTCGTTGGCAGCTTCGAACGCAGCGACACGTTCGTCGATGCGATGGCCGGCGGTGACGGCAAAGGCGCCGACATAGTCATTGTGGCCAACGTAATCGGCGAGCGCCATGTTGAAACGGCCGGTGGGCTGCTTGTGTTGCTGACGCAGGCCGACCCAGCGTGTGAGTTCGGTGGTTCGCGACTCGTCGGTGTAGATGATGATGTCTTCATGCTCGCCGCGAGCCGGGTAAAGACCGAAGACGGCTCTGGCTGACAGCCAGTTTTCCTTGATGATTTTGGCCAGCATGGTCTTGGCATCTGCGAACAGCTGACGGGCCGTTTCGCCGACCGTTTCATTCTCGAGAATGGCCGGATAGCGACCGGCCAGATCCCAGCTTTGGAAGAACGGTGTCCAGTCGATGAGCAGCGACAGGTCGCTCAAACTCGGGTTCAGGGTTTGCAGGCCGAGTTTGTTGGGAATGGTCGGGGCGAAGGGCTGGCTCCACGTGAAATGGTTGGCGCGGGCTTCTTCCAGCGTCACCATCGTCGGTCCTTTGCGGCCGGCATGTTCAGCGCGCACGGCTTCGTATTCGGCGATGATCTCCGCCTTGTAGCCATCACGCTGGTCGACGGAGAGCAGCTTGGTGGCGACGCCGACGGCGCGTGAGGCATCGGGCACGTAAACCACGGTGCCGTCGGTATTGGGTGCGATCTTGATCGCGGTATGGGCGCGGCTGGTCGTCGCGCCGCCGATCAGCAGCGGCTGCTTCATGTTCAGGCGCTGCATTTCGCTGGCCACGTGGGCCATTTCCTCAAGCGACGGCGTGATCAGGCCGGACAGACCGATGATGTCCACACGATGTTCCAGCGCGGCTTTCAGAATGTTGTCGCAGGAAACCATGACGCCGAGGTCGACCACGTCGTAGCCGTTGCAGCCGAGGACAACGCCGACGATATTCTTGCCGATGTCGTGCACGTCACCCTTGACCGTGGCCATCAGGATCTTGCCCTTGCTGCCCAGCCCCGTGCGGGTTTTTTCCGCTTCGATGTAGGGCAGCAGATGGGCGACCGCCTGCTTCATGACGCGGGCCGACTTGACCACCTGGGGCAGGAACATCTTGCCGGCACCGAACAGGTCACCGACGTGGTTCATGCCGTTCATCAACGGACCTTCAATGACGGCGAGCGGCGGCTTGCCCTCGGCTTCGAGCTGGGCGCGGACTTCTTCGGTATCGGCCACGACGAAATCGGTGATGCCCTTGATCAGCGCATGTTCAAGGCGCTTTTCGACGCTTTGCTCACGCCATGAAAGATCCGGCCCGGTGTCCTTGGCCTTGCCTTCCTTGACTGTCTGGGCGAAATCGACCAACGCCTCGCCGGCGTTCGGATGGCGGTTCAAGACCACATCCTCGACCTTCTGCCGCAGTTCCGGTTCGAGATCGTCGTAGATGCCGAGCATGCCGGCATTGACGATGCCCATGGTCATGCCTGCCTTGATGGCGTGGTAGAGGAAAACGGTGTGGATCGCTTCGCGTACCGCATCGTTGCCGCGGAAAGAAAACGAGACGTTGGAAACGCCGCCGGAAATGTGGGCGTGCGGCAGGTTCTGCTTGATCCAGCGTACCGACTCGATGAAATCGACTGCGTAGTTATCGTGTTCCGGAATGCCGGTGGCGATGGCGAAAATGTTCGGGTCGAAGATGATGTCTTCAGCCGGGAAACCGATGCTCAGCAGCAGGTCGTAGGCGCGCTTGGAAATCTCGGTCTTGCGGGCAAAGGTGTCAGCCTGGCCCTTCTCGTCAAAAGCCATGACGATGACGGCAGCGCCGTAGCGGCGCGCCAGCTTGGCTTGCTCGATGAACTTGGCTTCGCCTTCCTTCATCGAGATCGAATTGACGATGCCCTTGCCCTGGATGCACTTGAGGCCAGCCTCGATGATTTCCCATTTCGATGAGTCGATCATGATCGGCACGCGCGAAATATCCGGCTCGGAGGCGATCAGCTTGAGGAAGCGGTCCATCGCGGCGATGGAATCGAGCATTGCCTCGTCCATGTTGATGTCGATGACCTGGGCGCCGTTCTCGACCTGCTGGCGGGCGACGGCCAGCGCATCGTCGAAGCGGCCCTCCAGAATCATCCGCGCGAAAGCCTTGGAACCGGTGACGTTGGTCCGTTCGCCAACGTTTACGTACAAAGAATCGGCGCCGACGTTGAACGGTTCGAGCCCTGACAGGCGCAGCTTCTTTTCGATTTTCGGCACTTTTCTCGGGTTGACCGTGGAAACCCGTTCGGCGATGACGCGAATGTGGTCCGGCGAGGTACCGCAGCAGCCACCGACAATATTGACGATGCCGCCCTTGGCCCAGCTTTCGATTTCATCGGCCAGCATCTCCGGCGTTTCATCATAGCCACCGAAGGCATTGGGCAGGCCGGCATTCGGGTGGGCCGAAACGTAGCAATCGCAGATGCGGGACAATTCCTCGACGTACTGGCGCAATTCACTGGCACCGAGCGCACAGTTCAGGCCGAAAGAAACCGGCTTGATGTGCGACAGCGAGTTCCAGAAAGCCTCGGCGGTCTGGCCAGACAAGGTGCGGCCGGAAGCATCGGTAATCGTGCCGGAAATCATCACCGGCCAGCGGCGGCCAGCATCATCGAAGAATTTTTCGATAGCGAACAGCGCCGCTTTGGCATTCAGCGTGTCGAAAATGGTTTCGACGAGCAGGATGTCGGCGCCACCGTCAGTCAGGCCACGGATCGCTTCAAGGTAATCGGTGACCAGTGCATCGAAGGTGACGTTGCGGAAGCCGGGATCATTCACGTCCGGCGAGATCGACGCCGTGCGGCTCGTCGGGCCGAGAACGCCGGCAACGAAGCGCGGCTTGGCCGGGTTGGCGGCAGTGAATTCGTCGCACAGCTGGCGGGCCAGCGCGGCGCCCGTGACGTTCAGCTCATAAACAATGGGTTCGAGCTTGTAATCGGCCTGCGAAACGGCGGTCGAATTGAAGGTGCAGGTTTCGAGAATGTCGGCGCCAGCTTCAAGGTAGGCGCGGTGGATGCCGCCGATAACGTCCGGCCGGGTCAGCACCAGCAGATCGTTGTTGCCTTTGAGGTCGTGCGCGTGATCGGCAAAGCGCTCGCCGCGATAATCGGCTTCCTGCAATCCGTGGCGCTGGATCATCGTGCCCATGGCGCCGTCGAGGACGAGCATCTTCTGGGCAAGCAGGGCGGAAAGTTCGGCGGTACGGTCGGGTTGCTGCATGATCACCTCGGCAAAGCTTGAAGGTACCGGGCGCACCGCAAAATCAAACGGCGTCGCAAACCGGGACAGGGAAACTGGGGTTTGCGAGCGCCGTTGAACATTGCCGAGCCTGGCCCCGGAATTCATGCAAAAGCATGAAAAGGGTCGCAGCGCTCCTCGGCAGAGCCCGTAGTTTACCGGTCGCCGTGCCGGCTGCCAAGTTAAGCGACTGATTTTGTGGAAAAGGCGAGCTACTTGCCAACCGGCCCGAACGTTTGTGCCTCCATCAGTGATGCCATGAATCGCTGTTCACTGCCTTCGCTGGAAGCAATGGACACCGCATTGCGCCCCTGATTTTTCGATTCGTACATGGCCCGATCGGCCGATCTGCGCAGCACATCCAGTGTTTCGCCATGCAGTGGGCACACCGCAATGCCGATGCTGCAATGGATATTGAGCGGCCCGGCGCTGGTCTCGATAGTTTCGGCCACGGCGTCCAGCAGTTTTTTGCCGACATTGGCGGCATCGAGCACTTTTTCGATATTTGCCAGCAGAATGATGAATTCGTCGCCACCATGCCGCGCCACCGTATCGCAGGCACGAAGCTCAGCTGCCATGCGCTTGCTGCTGGCAATCAGGACTTGATCACCAATTTCATGACCGTAGCGGTCGTTGATTTCCTTGAAACGGTCGAGATCGACCAGCAACAAGGCGAATGGGGTGCCGTTTCGCAGCCAGTTTCGGTGTGCCTGATCGAATCGGTCAGTGAACAGAAAGCGGTTGGGCAACTCAGTCAGCATGTCGTGGGTTGCCAGATAGGCTGCCCTTTCGTGCTCCTCGGCGGCGCGATCAAGGGACCGGTAGTGACGCAGCGTGACCCAGGGCACGATCAGGAGCGCACCGCCCAGCAGGATAAGCATGGTCAGGGTTTCCGAATTCAGTAGATCCTGCCAGCGCAATTGACGGTTGAAGGACATGATCGCCGGTTGCGACGGATTGTCGATTTTCAGGCGCCGTTTTAGATTGGGTAAAAACAGCTTGTCCAGTGCGCCTGATTCTGCGGCCTTTTGTTCGAAAAGAAGGCTGTCGAGATTCGTTGCCGAGGCGAGGCGGGCTGTGAATGCGATATTCTGGTGATCGATCAGATTGCCGTGATTCGGCAGCAAGGCCTGGGTTTTGATGACCAGCAAGGCAATCATCGTGTTGCCGAAAAAGTTCAGCGCGGAGGAGGCCGTCCGGGTGGCACGGTTCACTTCCTGAAGCAGGATATAAGCGCTGCCGCCTTCGTAGAGATCGAAAACGGGTGAAACGACCGGCCTGATATTGTTGTGAGCCAGGGCCATGGTCTGTGAAAGATAGTCCACCGTTTCCAAGCGCACACCATAAATCGCCTGGGCGTCCGGCAAGGACGGATACATGAAGAGAATCGGCCAGGTCGCTGTTTTGGGTTGCTCGTCCTCAGCAACATGTCCCGTGATT encodes:
- a CDS encoding ABC transporter substrate-binding protein, whose protein sequence is MLSRKFKTTICATGLAALSVGAQAEISGGSVKIGVLTDLSGTYSDLAGSGAVLATKMAIDDFIANEKPNFKIEMVSADHQNKADIASNKAREWIERENVDTVTELVTTSTALAVMKVAKEKDRIVLMSGPASTPITNEQCNDVSVHYTYDTYALANGTAKAVTQQGGKSWFFLTADYAFGQALEKDASAVVVANGGKVVGSVRHPFPGSDFSSFLLKAQASGAQVIGLANAGADTTNAIKQAAEFGVTPKQSLAGLLMFITDIHSLGLKPTQGMYLTTGFYWDRNDETRAWSKRFFDKQKKMPTMVQAGQYSSIYHYLKAVKAAGSDDTTKVMAMMKKTPINDFFAKNGQIRADGRMVHDMYLVQVKKPGESKYPWDYYTIKATIPAAEAFQPLAQSRCPLIKK
- a CDS encoding branched-chain amino acid ABC transporter permease — encoded protein: MEIFGISTALLGSQLLIGLINGSFYAILSLGLAIIFGLLNIINFAHGAQYMMGAFVAWIALTRFGINYWVSLIAAPLIVGIVGVLIERLMLRRLYKLDHLYGLLLTFGLALIIEGVFRDQFGISGESYEVPELLSGGVNLGFMFLPIYRGWVIIASLTVCFGTWYMIERTKLGAYLRAGTENSQMVQALGINVPLLITFTYGYGVALAAFAGVLAAPIFQVNPLMGSNLIIVVFAVVVIGGMGSIMGSILTGLGLGLIEGLTKVVYPEASSVVVFVIMVIVLLVRPAGLFGKS
- a CDS encoding branched-chain amino acid ABC transporter permease, which gives rise to MNAPVSFAESKMPLLLAVLFVIGLIAPFAVYPTFLMKILCYALFACAFNLLLGFAGLLSFGHAAFLGTAGYVCGMMVRDVGVTPEVGILAGTVAAGLLGWVFGWLAIKRTGIYFAMITLALAQMVFFLAIQIKQTGGEDGLQGVPRGNLLGFLDLSNNLAMYYVVFAIFCFGFFVIYRTIHSPFGQILKAIRENEPRAISLGYDVAKFKLIAFIISASLAGMAGATKTLVFQLASLSDVHWHASGEVVLMTLLGGLGTILGPIVGAATIVTLQTQLPDSVGSWVTVIMGTIFVICVLSFRRGIVGELQALIKRSGVN
- the metH gene encoding methionine synthase, with the translated sequence MQQPDRTAELSALLAQKMLVLDGAMGTMIQRHGLQEADYRGERFADHAHDLKGNNDLLVLTRPDVIGGIHRAYLEAGADILETCTFNSTAVSQADYKLEPIVYELNVTGAALARQLCDEFTAANPAKPRFVAGVLGPTSRTASISPDVNDPGFRNVTFDALVTDYLEAIRGLTDGGADILLVETIFDTLNAKAALFAIEKFFDDAGRRWPVMISGTITDASGRTLSGQTAEAFWNSLSHIKPVSFGLNCALGASELRQYVEELSRICDCYVSAHPNAGLPNAFGGYDETPEMLADEIESWAKGGIVNIVGGCCGTSPDHIRVIAERVSTVNPRKVPKIEKKLRLSGLEPFNVGADSLYVNVGERTNVTGSKAFARMILEGRFDDALAVARQQVENGAQVIDINMDEAMLDSIAAMDRFLKLIASEPDISRVPIMIDSSKWEIIEAGLKCIQGKGIVNSISMKEGEAKFIEQAKLARRYGAAVIVMAFDEKGQADTFARKTEISKRAYDLLLSIGFPAEDIIFDPNIFAIATGIPEHDNYAVDFIESVRWIKQNLPHAHISGGVSNVSFSFRGNDAVREAIHTVFLYHAIKAGMTMGIVNAGMLGIYDDLEPELRQKVEDVVLNRHPNAGEALVDFAQTVKEGKAKDTGPDLSWREQSVEKRLEHALIKGITDFVVADTEEVRAQLEAEGKPPLAVIEGPLMNGMNHVGDLFGAGKMFLPQVVKSARVMKQAVAHLLPYIEAEKTRTGLGSKGKILMATVKGDVHDIGKNIVGVVLGCNGYDVVDLGVMVSCDNILKAALEHRVDIIGLSGLITPSLEEMAHVASEMQRLNMKQPLLIGGATTSRAHTAIKIAPNTDGTVVYVPDASRAVGVATKLLSVDQRDGYKAEIIAEYEAVRAEHAGRKGPTMVTLEEARANHFTWSQPFAPTIPNKLGLQTLNPSLSDLSLLIDWTPFFQSWDLAGRYPAILENETVGETARQLFADAKTMLAKIIKENWLSARAVFGLYPARGEHEDIIIYTDESRTTELTRWVGLRQQHKQPTGRFNMALADYVGHNDYVGAFAVTAGHRIDERVAAFEAANDDYSAIMLKSLADRLAEAAAEWLHLQIRTQYWGYANDEAFTNAELIAEQYKGIRPAPGYPACPDHTAKRELFALLDAPANAGMILTESCAMMPAAAVSGFYIGHPAAAYFAIPKIGRDQLEDWAKRKSMSIKDAEYWLAPLL
- a CDS encoding sensor domain-containing diguanylate cyclase, producing the protein MVRHPLRPTLLILLAAWLTIIAFAAHLLLSAQISRWEGHFDEDVQLMAGEVKQKLDTNEAVLAGFSAFLHAVDRSDTDSTMRYAASAASAYPHIYMIEVARQVALSEQKGLETSLRKGWRPDFAIKSFPAITGHVAEDEQPKTATWPILFMYPSLPDAQAIYGVRLETVDYLSQTMALAHNNIRPVVSPVFDLYEGGSAYILLQEVNRATRTASSALNFFGNTMIALLVIKTQALLPNHGNLIDHQNIAFTARLASATNLDSLLFEQKAAESGALDKLFLPNLKRRLKIDNPSQPAIMSFNRQLRWQDLLNSETLTMLILLGGALLIVPWVTLRHYRSLDRAAEEHERAAYLATHDMLTELPNRFLFTDRFDQAHRNWLRNGTPFALLLVDLDRFKEINDRYGHEIGDQVLIASSKRMAAELRACDTVARHGGDEFIILLANIEKVLDAANVGKKLLDAVAETIETSAGPLNIHCSIGIAVCPLHGETLDVLRRSADRAMYESKNQGRNAVSIASSEGSEQRFMASLMEAQTFGPVGK